A stretch of Longibacter salinarum DNA encodes these proteins:
- a CDS encoding enoyl-CoA hydratase/isomerase family protein — MPERIQIHQEQGVLTVTLNRPDKRNAIDSVMVSELKDALADDARHEDVRVVVLTGGGSVFSAGADLAAMKELRDASLMENRDDSAHLAGLFEAIYTHEKPVIGKVNGHAIAGGCGLAAVCDLSFVAKGSKLGFTETRIGFVPAIVMVYVRRKLGEAALRDLLLRGRLIEAHDAATMGLVNEVVSPDNLDDVVADVAEEIATETSRSGVALTKEMLAQVPGMGRAEALDYAIQMNAFARGTDDCKAGIQAFLDKEPPPWKK, encoded by the coding sequence ATGCCAGAACGTATTCAGATCCATCAAGAACAGGGCGTCCTTACCGTCACGCTGAATCGCCCGGACAAGCGGAATGCGATTGACAGCGTGATGGTCAGTGAGTTGAAGGATGCACTCGCAGACGACGCCCGTCACGAAGACGTACGGGTCGTGGTGCTCACGGGGGGCGGAAGCGTGTTTTCTGCGGGAGCGGATCTGGCCGCGATGAAAGAGCTACGAGATGCATCGCTGATGGAAAACCGAGACGACTCCGCTCATCTGGCGGGCCTGTTTGAAGCCATCTACACGCATGAAAAGCCCGTCATCGGGAAGGTAAATGGCCATGCTATTGCCGGAGGGTGCGGGCTCGCGGCAGTCTGCGATCTTTCATTCGTGGCGAAAGGATCGAAGCTTGGGTTCACGGAAACGCGCATCGGGTTTGTGCCCGCGATTGTGATGGTCTATGTTCGCCGAAAGCTCGGGGAGGCTGCGCTCCGTGATCTCTTGCTCCGCGGCCGGTTGATCGAGGCGCATGACGCTGCGACGATGGGTCTCGTGAACGAGGTTGTTTCGCCCGATAACCTTGATGATGTCGTAGCCGACGTTGCCGAAGAGATCGCAACGGAGACGAGCCGCTCCGGTGTGGCGTTGACGAAAGAGATGCTTGCACAGGTACCAGGCATGGGGCGTGCTGAAGCCCTCGATTACGCGATCCAGATGAACGCGTTTGCTCGCGGTACGGACGATTGTAAGGCAGGCATTCAGGCCTTTCTCGACAAGGAGCCGCCCCCCTGGAAGAAGTAG
- the purM gene encoding phosphoribosylformylglycinamidine cyclo-ligase, whose protein sequence is MTTYKESGVDVDAGDDAVDRIKPIVQETFTPGVLAGIGSFGSYVELDADAYDQPVLVSSIDGVGTKVKVAVRAGRFDTVGQDLVNHCVNDVAVCGARPLYFLDYYGVGRLDPATAEDVVRGFSTACKQTGTALVGGEIAEMPDVYGGENFDLVGCIVAVVEKRQILNGSTTEAGDVLVGLPSTGLHTNGYTLARKVLFDAFDVDDTPAELDGESVGEALLRVHRSYLGAIQAIVEAQHSVRGFAHITGGGLPGNLRRIMPDGCQAVVDYDAWDRPPLFELIQSRGNVPESDMRRTFNCGIGLVGVFPESEVDAALETLKGEGEHPVVMGKVESVASRT, encoded by the coding sequence ATGACCACGTACAAAGAGTCCGGTGTTGATGTCGATGCCGGTGACGACGCCGTCGACCGTATCAAACCGATCGTCCAGGAGACGTTCACCCCGGGTGTACTGGCCGGCATTGGAAGCTTCGGCTCTTACGTCGAGCTGGATGCGGACGCCTATGATCAACCGGTGCTCGTGTCGTCGATCGACGGTGTGGGTACGAAGGTCAAGGTAGCCGTCCGCGCCGGACGCTTCGACACGGTCGGTCAGGACCTCGTCAACCATTGCGTGAATGATGTCGCCGTTTGCGGTGCGCGTCCGCTGTATTTTCTCGACTATTACGGCGTCGGTCGGCTTGATCCAGCTACTGCGGAGGATGTCGTTCGTGGATTCTCGACTGCATGCAAGCAAACCGGAACGGCACTGGTCGGTGGAGAGATCGCCGAGATGCCGGACGTGTATGGAGGCGAAAACTTCGATCTGGTTGGATGCATCGTTGCAGTGGTCGAGAAACGGCAAATCTTGAACGGTTCGACGACGGAAGCTGGCGATGTCTTAGTTGGTCTGCCCTCGACCGGCCTCCACACGAATGGCTACACGCTGGCGCGCAAGGTCCTATTCGACGCGTTCGACGTGGATGACACCCCGGCGGAACTGGACGGCGAATCCGTCGGAGAAGCGCTTCTCCGCGTGCATCGATCGTACCTCGGCGCGATTCAGGCGATCGTCGAAGCGCAGCATTCCGTCCGTGGATTCGCGCATATCACCGGCGGCGGGCTCCCCGGGAATCTCCGTCGCATCATGCCCGATGGTTGCCAGGCCGTGGTAGACTACGACGCGTGGGACCGTCCGCCCCTGTTCGAACTTATTCAGTCGCGCGGTAACGTACCGGAGTCGGACATGAGACGTACGTTTAATTGCGGGATTGGCCTGGTCGGCGTATTCCCGGAGAGTGAGGTGGATGCGGCTCTCGAGACGCTGAAAGGCGAAGGAGAACATCCTGTCGTGATGGGTAAAGTCGAATCGGTAGCGTCCAGAACCTAG
- a CDS encoding aconitate hydratase yields the protein MGMNVAQKLIDSHLEAGTMSQGEEIKLKMDQTLTQDATGTMVMLEFEAMGIPRVQTELSAQYVDHNLIQSDYKNPDDHLFLRSACKKFGVHYSRPGNGVSHPVHQERFGKPGKTLIGSDSHTPAAGAIGMLAIGAGGLDVAMAMAGKPYTIRMPEVWGVKLTGELPDWVSAKDVILTMLQRHDVDGGVGRIIEYYGPGLDSLSCMDRHVIANMGTELGATSTVFPSDEEVKRFLRSQGREDDWQELKADPDAEYDVHEEIDLSELVPMIAKPSSPGNVVPVREVEGQEIYQSYVGSSANPGFRDFASAAEIVDGRQVHDRVSFDVNPTSRQILENLMNSGHLQMLTRAGARIHQAGCNGCIGMGQAPATGQISLRTVPRNFPGRSGTKEDAVYLVSPETAAASALTGKITDPRDLEDIYGMSYPNAKEPENITINTDQLVEPVSEEEAQGLELEKGPNVVSLPEFGSLPDKLEVPVLLKMGDDISTDEIMPAGSRILPYRSNIPKISEFVFEQVDETFFERSQDVRESGHAIVAGTNYGQGSSREHAALAPRWLGTRVKLVKSFARIHRQNLANFGILPLMFKDDSDYESIDQGDTLVLDNLRDTIQDGTDVEVYNQDKDETYVLEHDLSERELQMVLEGSQIGVVKKEFATA from the coding sequence ATGGGCATGAATGTCGCACAGAAACTCATCGACAGCCACCTCGAGGCGGGCACGATGAGTCAGGGAGAGGAGATTAAGCTGAAGATGGATCAGACCCTGACGCAGGACGCGACGGGGACAATGGTGATGCTCGAGTTTGAAGCGATGGGTATCCCTCGTGTGCAGACGGAATTATCTGCACAATACGTCGACCATAACCTGATTCAGTCCGACTACAAGAATCCGGACGACCATCTATTTCTCCGCAGCGCATGCAAGAAATTCGGCGTGCACTACAGTCGGCCGGGGAATGGTGTGAGCCATCCGGTTCACCAGGAGCGCTTTGGAAAACCGGGTAAAACGCTGATCGGCTCAGATAGTCACACGCCGGCGGCTGGCGCGATCGGTATGCTCGCGATTGGCGCGGGCGGACTAGACGTCGCTATGGCGATGGCGGGCAAGCCGTACACGATTCGGATGCCAGAGGTCTGGGGCGTGAAGCTAACCGGGGAATTGCCGGACTGGGTGAGCGCGAAGGACGTCATCCTTACGATGCTGCAGCGCCACGATGTTGACGGGGGCGTCGGGCGGATCATCGAATACTACGGTCCAGGGCTCGACAGCCTGAGCTGCATGGATCGCCACGTGATCGCGAACATGGGAACCGAGCTGGGCGCAACCAGCACGGTCTTTCCGTCCGACGAGGAGGTCAAGCGCTTCCTCCGGTCGCAGGGACGCGAAGACGATTGGCAAGAGCTGAAGGCGGATCCGGACGCCGAGTACGATGTCCACGAGGAGATCGATCTCTCTGAGCTCGTCCCGATGATCGCCAAACCAAGCAGCCCGGGCAATGTGGTTCCGGTGCGCGAAGTTGAAGGACAAGAGATCTACCAGAGCTACGTCGGCTCGTCCGCCAACCCGGGTTTCCGTGACTTCGCTTCGGCGGCGGAGATTGTGGATGGCCGACAGGTTCACGACCGGGTCAGCTTCGATGTCAATCCGACGTCGCGGCAGATTCTGGAGAACCTGATGAACTCGGGCCACCTGCAAATGCTGACACGAGCGGGCGCACGGATTCACCAGGCAGGATGCAATGGGTGCATCGGCATGGGACAGGCGCCGGCAACGGGACAGATTTCTCTGCGGACGGTCCCGCGCAACTTCCCGGGTCGTTCCGGTACGAAGGAAGACGCCGTGTACCTCGTCAGTCCGGAAACCGCCGCGGCATCGGCGCTCACGGGCAAGATTACGGATCCCCGCGACTTGGAGGACATCTACGGCATGTCCTATCCGAATGCCAAAGAGCCCGAAAACATCACAATCAACACGGACCAGCTGGTTGAGCCGGTTTCTGAAGAGGAAGCTCAGGGACTGGAGCTCGAGAAAGGGCCCAACGTCGTTTCGCTGCCCGAGTTTGGCTCGCTGCCGGACAAGCTTGAAGTGCCGGTTCTGCTTAAGATGGGCGACGACATCTCGACGGATGAAATCATGCCAGCCGGTTCGCGAATTCTACCGTATCGGTCGAATATTCCGAAGATCTCGGAGTTTGTCTTCGAGCAGGTTGACGAGACGTTCTTCGAGCGCAGTCAGGATGTCCGCGAATCCGGGCACGCCATTGTCGCTGGTACAAACTACGGGCAGGGCTCGAGCCGCGAGCACGCCGCGCTGGCTCCACGCTGGCTCGGTACGCGCGTCAAGCTTGTGAAGTCGTTCGCCCGCATCCACCGCCAGAACCTGGCGAACTTCGGCATTCTCCCGCTGATGTTTAAGGATGATAGTGACTACGAGAGCATCGATCAGGGCGATACCCTCGTTCTGGATAACCTCCGCGACACCATCCAAGATGGAACGGACGTAGAGGTGTACAACCAGGACAAGGATGAAACCTATGTGCTGGAGCACGACCTTTCAGAGCGTGAGCTACAGATGGTTCTGGAAGGCAGCCAGATCGGAGTGGTGAAGAAGGAGTTCGCCACGGCGTGA
- a CDS encoding NAD(P)H-dependent glycerol-3-phosphate dehydrogenase — protein sequence MSASITIYGAGSWGTALAVHLAQSGRSVTLWARRSDQARAIRENRYNDEYLPGIEIPADVRVTSDLKEAAQASNLWALAVPSQQLRSFVMSLKPLIRPDIVVVSLAKGIENDSLMTMSQVLEDVLVPQLDRSRIGVLYGPSHAEEVAEGRPTTVVAAAHSPAVAEEIQEAFMTDRLRVYANTDVIGVEIGGSAKNVLAIAAGISDGVGYGDNAKAALVTRGIAEIKRLGLALGAKSMTFAGLAGIGDLVVTCMSQHSRNRGLGEQIGAGKKLEEALADMHMVAEGVKTTQSIHDLAQRHHIEMPITEAVYEVLFNDRRPHEMMEKLMTRSAKRENWLPEVLQER from the coding sequence ATGTCTGCATCAATTACGATCTATGGCGCGGGAAGCTGGGGTACGGCACTTGCCGTTCACCTGGCGCAATCCGGTCGCTCCGTCACCCTATGGGCGCGTCGTAGCGACCAGGCCCGGGCCATTAGAGAAAATCGATATAATGACGAGTATCTACCTGGCATCGAGATACCGGCGGACGTTCGCGTGACGTCGGATCTCAAGGAGGCAGCACAGGCATCCAACCTCTGGGCCCTTGCCGTGCCTTCCCAGCAATTGAGGTCGTTCGTCATGTCGCTGAAGCCGTTGATTCGGCCGGATATCGTGGTCGTTTCACTGGCGAAGGGAATCGAGAACGATTCGCTTATGACGATGTCGCAGGTTCTGGAGGACGTGCTCGTCCCCCAGCTAGATCGGAGTCGGATCGGTGTTCTTTACGGTCCGAGTCACGCGGAAGAGGTTGCCGAAGGCCGTCCGACGACCGTCGTTGCTGCGGCTCACTCGCCAGCCGTAGCGGAGGAAATCCAAGAGGCGTTCATGACGGATCGCCTTCGCGTCTATGCGAATACCGACGTCATTGGCGTTGAAATCGGTGGATCCGCAAAGAACGTACTCGCCATCGCTGCAGGAATCAGCGACGGCGTGGGGTACGGTGACAACGCGAAAGCCGCTCTCGTTACCCGAGGCATTGCTGAAATCAAACGACTCGGGCTCGCTCTGGGGGCCAAATCGATGACCTTCGCGGGCCTTGCGGGCATTGGTGATCTCGTCGTCACGTGTATGAGTCAGCATAGTCGCAACCGTGGCCTGGGCGAGCAAATCGGCGCCGGAAAAAAACTCGAAGAGGCGCTCGCTGATATGCATATGGTGGCCGAGGGAGTGAAGACGACGCAGTCTATTCACGATCTCGCGCAGCGGCATCACATCGAGATGCCCATTACGGAAGCGGTGTACGAGGTCCTCTTCAACGACCGGCGACCGCACGAAATGATGGAGAAGCTCATGACCCGAAGCGCCAAACGGGAGAACTGGCTTCCGGAGGTGTTGCAAGAGCGATAG
- a CDS encoding squalene/phytoene synthase family protein — protein MPNSISTADLPRPFYSEWPRSKSAAAEALWQWHSALAHPLPVGGDGTASSVEAYFDDETERARNTEPLRTVREGVWRAAYEAADVHDLNVDLLASQVSAARQLQGSVRFPTASDLENFAREWAVPHARLLASLAEIEYSWLMKRIDELARGFFFLARFATLPHDLDNGQLFIPVSDLKQNDVQLSELRSGAVTDGVRRVLWKHSIRIRDAFGQGQPILKDLGLRHRLTLKRWWYGGLELLNEIERRDFDVWSEPIELSAYRKLQVYLLTVFGRSTSA, from the coding sequence ATGCCCAACTCGATTTCGACCGCCGATTTGCCCCGCCCATTTTATTCGGAGTGGCCGCGTTCAAAATCCGCAGCCGCCGAAGCTCTATGGCAGTGGCACTCTGCGCTGGCACATCCGCTCCCGGTAGGAGGAGATGGGACTGCGTCATCCGTAGAGGCATATTTTGACGACGAGACGGAGCGTGCGCGGAATACTGAACCACTTCGAACCGTTAGAGAAGGAGTGTGGCGGGCAGCATACGAGGCCGCCGACGTGCATGACCTGAATGTGGATCTTCTCGCCAGTCAGGTCAGCGCCGCGCGTCAGCTGCAGGGGTCGGTCCGTTTCCCAACCGCGTCGGATCTCGAGAATTTTGCACGCGAGTGGGCAGTCCCGCATGCCCGGCTTCTCGCGTCGCTCGCAGAGATTGAATACAGCTGGCTGATGAAGCGCATCGACGAACTTGCGCGCGGATTCTTCTTCCTCGCTCGGTTTGCCACGCTACCACACGATTTGGACAACGGTCAACTGTTTATTCCGGTATCCGACTTGAAGCAGAACGATGTCCAACTCTCCGAGCTACGATCGGGGGCCGTAACGGATGGCGTGCGTCGGGTGCTCTGGAAGCATAGCATCCGTATTCGCGATGCTTTTGGTCAGGGACAGCCGATTCTTAAAGACCTTGGTCTGCGACATCGGTTGACGCTCAAACGCTGGTGGTACGGTGGACTTGAGCTGTTGAATGAGATCGAACGTCGAGACTTTGACGTCTGGAGCGAACCGATCGAGCTGTCCGCCTACCGAAAACTGCAGGTTTACCTGCTCACGGTGTTCGGACGGTCCACCTCCGCATAA
- a CDS encoding PKD domain-containing protein translates to MNLPLSPLRPSFHSLSLALVFGLVVLLWLPTIANAQIIRASNTLYGRLGAGPSVSETDRATYAVEPFSVNGEVGYQMTRSIGFGLGLTYADYPEASDTNTRMTTLQAIGRWTLFPQERATPYFNVGPQLTLGGDNPAGGVIFGLGVDYMLTRRASVFLDATAYATFPDDAIDSRDDGRATFDGLGFWGAGVRSTLAAAPTPVKLRPIEGPTAVQRGETVRYTVRTNQDASPPIEYRWNMGDGTQRRGLVVEHTYRLEGTYPVSVTASNLGGKDTATLNVTVEEPEKPARIHAFSADTLTAYTHQLIRFSAELDGSAPLDAIWQFGDDSPPVVERGAHSYDRDAYIGHISNDIRQGYVYEQPGTYTVALSAENRFGSDQEEITVEIKPSTRRVLASVSTDPCYDPTPTDTVYFAFDRAEITAESRRTLRETAKRVAECPNQLVRLDGFADWVGPTDYNYDLSDRRASAVQDVYEAAGVSSDRIVMRGYGELAPPCPDRSRDQVNDPGCGALRRVESIVVMDEVPLARAEAEVEATAVPQPAHAVPAKGERGQWVISVGWHAKKQSAFDDARSIRKRLSQTDAPTVHVVPANTDENGYRVVLGPMPDVVEARAIKRALSEAIPADAWVYKLNHPLDTEMVAGH, encoded by the coding sequence ATGAATCTTCCTCTCTCTCCCCTTCGCCCCTCTTTTCACTCCCTGTCGCTTGCGCTCGTCTTCGGCCTCGTCGTTCTTCTCTGGCTCCCTACGATCGCTAACGCTCAGATCATACGCGCAAGTAACACTCTCTACGGACGCCTTGGGGCCGGCCCGAGCGTCAGCGAAACGGACCGTGCAACGTATGCCGTCGAACCGTTCAGCGTCAACGGCGAGGTCGGATACCAGATGACGCGCAGTATCGGTTTCGGATTAGGGCTCACGTACGCAGACTATCCGGAAGCGTCCGACACCAATACAAGAATGACGACGCTTCAGGCCATCGGGCGATGGACACTTTTCCCGCAGGAGCGTGCGACGCCGTACTTCAACGTGGGTCCACAGCTTACACTCGGTGGTGACAACCCGGCTGGGGGCGTGATCTTTGGCCTTGGCGTCGACTATATGCTGACACGTCGCGCCTCCGTCTTCCTGGACGCGACCGCATATGCTACCTTCCCAGACGATGCCATCGATAGTCGGGATGATGGTCGAGCTACGTTCGACGGACTCGGCTTCTGGGGAGCTGGAGTCCGCTCCACCCTCGCCGCCGCTCCGACGCCTGTGAAACTCCGTCCGATCGAGGGTCCGACCGCGGTGCAGCGCGGCGAGACGGTGCGATACACGGTTCGAACAAACCAAGACGCCAGTCCGCCGATCGAGTATCGATGGAATATGGGCGACGGTACCCAGCGGCGAGGACTCGTCGTCGAACATACGTACCGTCTCGAGGGCACGTATCCTGTGAGCGTGACCGCATCCAACCTTGGCGGGAAAGACACGGCAACACTGAACGTGACGGTGGAAGAGCCGGAAAAGCCGGCTCGGATTCACGCCTTCTCGGCCGACACATTGACGGCATACACGCACCAGCTCATCCGATTTTCCGCCGAACTCGACGGATCGGCGCCGCTGGATGCGATCTGGCAATTCGGGGATGATAGTCCCCCGGTTGTCGAGCGCGGAGCACACAGCTACGACCGAGATGCATACATCGGCCATATATCCAACGACATTCGTCAGGGATACGTGTACGAGCAGCCGGGGACGTACACCGTCGCGTTGAGCGCGGAGAACCGGTTCGGCTCCGATCAAGAGGAGATCACGGTTGAGATCAAACCGTCGACCCGACGCGTGCTTGCATCGGTCTCCACCGATCCATGCTACGACCCAACTCCCACGGATACCGTTTACTTTGCGTTCGACCGGGCAGAAATTACAGCCGAAAGCCGGAGGACGCTGCGTGAGACTGCAAAACGTGTCGCCGAATGCCCAAATCAACTCGTTCGGCTCGACGGGTTCGCGGACTGGGTTGGCCCGACGGACTACAATTATGACTTGTCGGACCGACGGGCTTCAGCAGTCCAAGACGTCTACGAAGCCGCAGGCGTATCATCCGACCGGATCGTGATGCGAGGCTACGGTGAACTTGCCCCTCCCTGCCCGGATCGATCGCGCGATCAGGTCAATGACCCCGGCTGCGGTGCCCTCCGGCGCGTGGAGTCGATCGTTGTGATGGATGAGGTCCCACTGGCACGAGCCGAGGCTGAAGTGGAAGCGACCGCCGTGCCACAACCCGCTCATGCGGTGCCGGCAAAAGGAGAGCGCGGCCAGTGGGTAATATCCGTCGGCTGGCATGCGAAGAAGCAGTCGGCATTCGACGATGCAAGGTCGATCCGGAAGCGGTTGAGCCAGACTGACGCCCCCACGGTCCATGTCGTACCCGCGAACACCGATGAAAACGGATACCGTGTCGTCCTCGGCCCGATGCCTGACGTTGTGGAGGCACGGGCAATCAAACGTGCTTTGAGTGAAGCCATTCCGGCAGACGCCTGGGTCTACAAACTCAACCATCCGCTCGATACAGAGATGGTTGCCGGTCACTGA
- the plsY gene encoding glycerol-3-phosphate 1-O-acyltransferase PlsY, translating into MLSLVVVLLLSYVVGSIPGSLWSSKLLYGIDVREHGSGNAGATNTFRVVGWQAGVVATIVDMGKGAFAAGVLPLWTPFGPHPTFGMATESHVIVALLCGLAAVVGHMFPIFAKFRGGKGVNTAAGILLALTPISTLLTMLVFVIVLGTTRYVSLGSILAAAAFPTIVAIRKYAFGADLTMSLLIFGIIVALAIIVAHQSNIRRLLAGNENRVSSFKPAKGMRGRGEI; encoded by the coding sequence ATGCTATCGCTGGTCGTCGTGCTCCTGCTCAGTTATGTCGTGGGCTCCATCCCTGGCAGCCTGTGGTCCAGCAAACTGCTGTACGGCATTGACGTCCGCGAACATGGAAGCGGAAATGCTGGGGCCACCAATACCTTTCGAGTTGTTGGCTGGCAGGCCGGTGTGGTTGCAACAATTGTCGACATGGGCAAGGGGGCATTCGCAGCAGGCGTCCTGCCGTTGTGGACGCCGTTCGGCCCACACCCGACGTTTGGAATGGCAACGGAGTCACACGTCATTGTCGCGCTACTCTGTGGACTGGCAGCTGTGGTGGGACACATGTTTCCCATCTTCGCCAAATTCCGAGGTGGAAAAGGGGTTAACACCGCCGCCGGCATATTGCTGGCACTGACGCCGATTTCGACGCTCCTGACGATGCTTGTTTTTGTCATCGTCCTCGGCACGACGCGATACGTTTCCCTGGGGTCGATCCTCGCCGCTGCTGCGTTTCCAACGATCGTCGCCATTCGGAAATATGCTTTCGGTGCGGATCTGACGATGAGTTTGCTCATCTTCGGCATTATTGTCGCTCTTGCCATCATCGTCGCGCATCAGTCGAACATTCGCCGCCTTCTTGCCGGTAATGAGAACCGGGTTTCGTCTTTCAAACCCGCGAAGGGGATGCGCGGGCGCGGTGAAATCTAG
- a CDS encoding AlbA family DNA-binding domain-containing protein: MTLGELKQIVSLGEGISLEFKRRVPRDERIAKEVIALANTQGGRILVGVDDDGTITGLDDASEQEFVLRRAVRRRTFPEVDIRTERVVVAPRRDVILVTVPESDQKPHHLVDEGMGPGDGTAYVRVEDMSVEASGESVEMMESANSMTGVTFEFGEAESLLMRYLDDYGRITVGEFAKLADISAEEASATLVRLSKANLLRLHADRKEDYFTLAY, encoded by the coding sequence ATGACGCTAGGAGAATTGAAGCAGATCGTTTCCCTTGGGGAAGGGATCAGCCTGGAGTTTAAGCGCCGCGTGCCGCGAGATGAGCGTATCGCCAAGGAGGTAATCGCCCTAGCAAACACGCAGGGAGGACGAATCTTGGTCGGTGTCGACGACGACGGCACGATCACGGGATTGGATGACGCGTCCGAACAAGAGTTTGTGTTGCGCCGTGCCGTTCGCCGACGGACGTTTCCGGAAGTGGATATCCGTACGGAGAGGGTTGTTGTTGCACCGCGCCGCGATGTTATTCTGGTTACGGTGCCGGAGAGTGATCAGAAGCCGCATCATCTGGTCGATGAAGGGATGGGGCCGGGCGATGGCACCGCATACGTTCGTGTTGAAGACATGAGCGTCGAAGCGAGCGGGGAGTCGGTCGAGATGATGGAATCAGCCAATTCCATGACGGGCGTCACATTCGAGTTTGGCGAGGCCGAGTCGCTATTGATGCGGTATCTGGATGACTACGGTCGCATTACCGTCGGCGAGTTCGCCAAATTGGCGGACATCTCCGCGGAGGAAGCATCGGCTACGCTCGTTCGTTTGTCGAAAGCGAATTTGCTTCGTCTCCACGCCGATCGGAAGGAGGATTATTTTACGCTCGCGTACTAA